The Candidatus Pelagibacter sp. IMCC9063 genome has a window encoding:
- a CDS encoding S1 RNA-binding domain-containing protein, translating into MIQQPLKVYNESNAELEALLNDDLSQRTVQENTIIKGRVEKIEDKFITIDVKGKSSGMIDKSELSKEELDNLAVDGELEVYVERVENKVGDIVLSVEKARRAKSWKKIEDAFTDKEKVSGLVKNSVKGGFIVEIFGIFTFCPSSQLSDRPIKSPSEFINKPLEFYIIKIDNVRMNVISSRRAILEEVKNQNKDQVISKYKLNDIVEGNVKAITSYGLFVSIENLDCLLHSSEVSHLKISNLNEMFSVGDTVKVQIIDIDLETKRISLSIKAMLPDPFITIGEKYQVGSDYDVKITKLSDFGAFAEIDEGVVGLIHSSEMKHMQKNVNPKSIFKVGDVAKVRLKEVDTEKRKISFSYKDTQPNPMESFLSKYPVGTIADTKVVNKQDFGLFLNTGDNDIDIFVHYKQISFAETSKDLENYNKGDEVKVKIIDIKDDKINGSIRALKKDPFNFFDDKKVGDVLTVRVAEVLDNAIKVNVGEERFQTIIKKADIALDKADQRPNRFAPGDSLDAMIADLNLSQRKLKLSIKELEKQQEKEAVEKYGSATSGSSLADILGTALKKKEDK; encoded by the coding sequence TTGATACAACAACCGCTAAAAGTTTACAACGAAAGTAATGCTGAATTAGAAGCCTTGCTAAACGACGACTTATCTCAAAGAACTGTTCAAGAAAACACTATTATAAAAGGTCGAGTTGAGAAAATTGAAGATAAATTTATTACCATTGATGTAAAAGGAAAGTCGTCTGGAATGATTGACAAGTCCGAACTCTCTAAGGAAGAGCTGGATAATCTGGCAGTTGATGGCGAGCTAGAGGTTTATGTTGAAAGAGTAGAAAATAAGGTTGGAGACATTGTACTAAGTGTTGAAAAAGCTCGAAGAGCTAAATCGTGGAAAAAAATTGAAGATGCATTTACCGATAAGGAAAAAGTCTCTGGCTTAGTAAAAAATTCTGTTAAGGGTGGATTTATAGTAGAGATTTTCGGAATATTCACATTTTGTCCTTCTTCTCAACTAAGTGACCGCCCAATCAAAAGTCCAAGTGAGTTTATTAACAAACCTTTAGAATTTTATATCATTAAAATTGATAACGTTAGAATGAACGTGATTAGTTCTAGAAGAGCTATCCTAGAAGAAGTTAAGAATCAAAATAAAGATCAGGTTATTTCAAAATACAAATTAAACGATATCGTTGAAGGAAATGTTAAAGCAATTACTTCCTACGGACTATTTGTTAGTATTGAAAACTTAGACTGCTTACTTCACTCCAGTGAAGTTAGTCATTTAAAAATATCAAACTTAAATGAAATGTTTAGTGTGGGTGATACGGTCAAGGTTCAAATCATTGACATAGACCTAGAGACAAAAAGAATTAGTCTTTCAATTAAAGCAATGTTGCCAGATCCATTTATAACTATTGGTGAAAAGTACCAAGTAGGATCGGACTACGATGTGAAAATTACTAAACTTTCTGACTTTGGTGCTTTCGCTGAAATTGATGAAGGAGTGGTTGGCTTAATTCATTCTAGTGAAATGAAGCATATGCAAAAAAATGTAAATCCAAAATCAATATTTAAAGTGGGTGATGTTGCTAAAGTTAGATTAAAAGAAGTAGATACAGAAAAGAGAAAAATTAGTTTTAGCTATAAAGATACGCAGCCAAATCCGATGGAAAGCTTTCTTTCCAAATATCCAGTTGGTACCATTGCGGATACAAAAGTAGTGAACAAACAAGACTTTGGTTTATTCCTGAATACAGGAGATAACGATATCGATATTTTTGTACACTATAAACAAATATCATTTGCTGAGACCTCTAAAGATCTTGAGAATTACAACAAAGGAGATGAGGTTAAGGTAAAAATTATAGATATTAAAGATGACAAAATAAACGGCTCTATAAGAGCTCTTAAAAAAGATCCTTTCAACTTCTTTGATGACAAGAAAGTAGGAGATGTTCTTACGGTTCGTGTTGCTGAAGTGTTAGACAATGCTATTAAAGTAAATGTTGGAGAAGAAAGATTTCAAACTATTATCAAAAAAGCAGACATTGCTTTAGATAAGGCAGACCAAAGACCAAACCGTTTTGCTCCTGGGGATTCTCTAGATGCAATGATTGCAGATCTTAATCTAAGTCAAAGGAAATTGAAGCTATCTATTAAAGAACTTGAAAAGCAGCAAGAAAAGGAAGCGGTAGAAAAGTATGGATCGGCTACCTCAGGAAGTTCTCTTGCTGAT